In Notamacropus eugenii isolate mMacEug1 chromosome 1, mMacEug1.pri_v2, whole genome shotgun sequence, one genomic interval encodes:
- the SNAPC1 gene encoding snRNA-activating protein complex subunit 1 isoform X5, giving the protein MPGARSRRWSRSKAVGSQGSKCCIQNQFRAEKAESGRTRHMEKNKFSKEALALAWKYFLPPYTFQIRVGALYLMYGLYNTQLCQPKQKIRVCLKDWDEVMKFQQDLTSAQHYDASYILRKLRLDKAFHFTAMPKPLSYRMKKNNPRTEVTEEFKEPNDRVMKLITADTLEEIMNIHDHYQEMKQIISADKSQPDKALSLIKDEFLVNIKNLVLEHKQWHEDKKKVSVKVKSEDDQREKEGSSQELEGSERAGALAKIKSKAYSVVTQASKSRRHRQVKLEPLESEFVKKLVKTPSNIRNKGKLDSEEETSQVKAFHRAKPGRALRDRRAQLLHFIVEQSETQRCGVTFSVPETGSKYES; this is encoded by the exons tggcaGAACGAGACATATGGAAAAGAACAAGTTTTCAAAGGAAGCTTTAGCTCTGGCTTGGAAATATTTTCTGCCTCCATACACCTTTCAGATCAGAGTTGGTGCTTTGTATCTTATGTATGGACTGTATAATACACAACTCTGTCAGCCAAAGCAAAAG ATTAGAGTATGCCTTAAGGATTGGGATGAAGTTATGAAATTCCAGCAGGATCTGACAAGTGCACAACATTATGATGCTTCTTACATTCTTAGGAAGCTGAGACTAGACAAGGCCTTCCATTTTACAGCAATGCCTAAACCT CTTTCatacagaatgaagaaaaataatccaCGAACTGAAGTTACAGAGGAATTTAAGGAACCAAATGACCGGGTAATGAAGCTTATCACTGCTGACACACTAgag GAGATTATGAATATACACGATCATTACCAGGAAATGAAGCAAATAATTTCAGCTGATAAATCGCAGCCTGACAAAGCCCTCAGTTTGATAAAAGATGAGTTCTTAGTTAACATTAAGAACTTGGTTTTGGAACATAAACAGTGGCATGAAGACAAAAAG AAGGTATCGGTAAAAGTTAAAAGTGAAGATgaccaaagagaaaaggaaggaagttcACAAGAATTGGaa GGTTCTGAAAGAGCTGGAGCATTAGCTAAAATAAAATCCAAGGCTTATTCAGTTGTCACTCAg gcATCCAAATCAAGAAGACATCGTCAAGTTAAACTTGAGCCACTTGAATCAGAATTTGTTAAAAAGCTAGTCAAGACACCTTCTAAtataagaaacaaaggaaaactggattcagaagaggaaacatCTCAAGTTAAAG CTTTTCACAGAGCTAAACCTGGCAGGGCTCTTAGAGATCGTAGAgcacaactccttcattttatagttgagcaaagtgagacccagagatgtgGAGTCACTTTCTCAGTGCCAGAGACAGGCAGTAAGTATGAGAGCTAG